The nucleotide sequence CTCGGACGTGCTGTTCTTCTTCATCTCCACCAAGATGCTGCCGGTCGTGGCCGTGATCGTCCCGATCTACGTCGTCGCCGGTCAGCTCAAGGTCCTGGACACCGTTTGGACCCTGGTCCTGCTCTACACGGCCATGAACCTGCCGATCGCGGTGTGGATGATGCGCTCGTTCTTCCAGGAGGTCCCCCGGGAGGTCCTTGAGGCCGCGGAGATCGACGGCGCCTCGCTGATGACCACGCTGCGCACGATCCTGATCCCCATGGTGGCCCCGGGCATCGCCTCGACCGCCCTGATCTGCGTGATCTTCGCCTGGAACGAGTTCTTCTTCGCCCTGAACCTCACGGCCGTCGAGGCGGCCACGGTGCCGGTCATGCTCGTCTCGACCATGACCAGCGAGGGCCTGTTCCTGGCTCGGCTCTCCGCCGCCAGCGTCCTGGCGTCGCTGCCGGTGGTCATCGCCGGCTGGGTCGCCCAGAAGCAGCTGGTGCGCGGTCTGTCCATGGGTGCCATCAAGTAGGCCGGCCCCCGGCCCCCGGCACGACGACGAGCCCCCGCGGTCGCTGCGCGCAGCGACCGCGGGGGCTCGTCTCCGTCTCCGCCGCGCTCATCCCCGCAGGGCCGTGACCAGGGGGTATATCGGTGGCAACCGCGCGCAGCCACCGGGCAGGAGAGCGCAGCGCCTGCTGAGGGCGCGGACGGTGGGCTGGGGGATCGCACGGCTCTAGGTTGATGACACCGCCGAACGATCCCGGCGCATCCCCGTCCGAGGAGCTCGTCATGCTGCACGACCGGATCAAGGAATGCCGGCTGCGCGCCGGTCTGTC is from Kocuria palustris and encodes:
- a CDS encoding carbohydrate ABC transporter permease, with the translated sequence MTAQPHDSVSAETTSAPWDAQDRARDDRPEPPVRKRRSGGIGGAALTLITWLLALGFFLPVAWMVLTSFKQEADASTNPPTFFFAPTLDQYRAVIDAGLGDYMLNSAIATVASTLLVLLLGIPAAYAVSIRPVEKTSDVLFFFISTKMLPVVAVIVPIYVVAGQLKVLDTVWTLVLLYTAMNLPIAVWMMRSFFQEVPREVLEAAEIDGASLMTTLRTILIPMVAPGIASTALICVIFAWNEFFFALNLTAVEAATVPVMLVSTMTSEGLFLARLSAASVLASLPVVIAGWVAQKQLVRGLSMGAIK